From Sporosarcina sp. Te-1, the proteins below share one genomic window:
- the mdh gene encoding malate dehydrogenase, with amino-acid sequence MAFRRHKIAVIGAGHTGATVALMAAQKELGDVVLVDIPDLVNPTKGKALDLLQTSPVQRFDSMIIGTSDYADIQDADMVIVTAGIARKPGMSRDDLVTTNAKIMRSVSEQIKQYAPESTVLILSNPVDAMTYVCYKTTGFPKNRVIGQSGVLDTARFNTFVAEELNISVEDVSGFVLGGHGDDMVPLVRYSNAGGIPLEKIIPADRLQAIVERTRKGGGEIVALLGNGSAYYAPAAALVQMAEAIIKDKKRILPSIAYLEGEYGYQDIYLGVPTVIGGNGIESIIELPLTDDEQRALDKSAQSVQVVLDICNR; translated from the coding sequence TTGGCATTTCGTAGACATAAGATTGCGGTCATCGGAGCGGGTCATACCGGAGCCACTGTTGCTCTCATGGCAGCGCAAAAGGAATTGGGCGATGTTGTATTAGTGGACATCCCCGACTTGGTGAACCCGACAAAAGGGAAAGCGCTCGATTTATTGCAAACGAGCCCTGTCCAGCGATTTGACTCTATGATTATCGGCACATCGGATTATGCCGATATTCAAGATGCCGATATGGTCATCGTGACCGCTGGCATTGCCCGCAAGCCGGGCATGAGCCGAGATGATCTCGTAACAACAAATGCGAAAATCATGCGATCTGTTTCCGAGCAGATCAAACAATATGCTCCTGAGAGCACCGTCCTTATTTTAAGTAATCCGGTCGATGCCATGACATATGTCTGCTACAAGACGACTGGTTTTCCGAAAAATCGTGTGATCGGCCAGTCCGGCGTGCTGGACACCGCCCGATTTAATACATTTGTCGCGGAAGAACTCAACATTTCCGTTGAGGATGTGTCCGGGTTTGTACTCGGCGGGCATGGCGATGATATGGTGCCGCTCGTGCGTTATTCGAATGCGGGCGGAATTCCGCTTGAAAAAATCATTCCGGCGGATCGTCTGCAGGCCATTGTCGAACGGACAAGAAAAGGCGGCGGAGAAATTGTGGCTCTTCTCGGTAACGGAAGCGCCTACTATGCACCGGCAGCGGCACTCGTCCAAATGGCAGAAGCGATCATTAAAGATAAAAAGCGTATTTTGCCATCCATTGCTTATTTGGAAGGCGAATATGGCTACCAGGATATTTATCTAGGTGTTCCGACTGTAATTGGCGGCAACGGAATCGAAAGCATCATTGAACTTCCCTTGACGGATGATGAGCAACGGGCACTGGATAAGTCTGCGCAGTCTGTTCAGGTTGTGTTGGATATTTGCAATCGGTAA
- a CDS encoding BMC domain-containing protein produces the protein MNREGTALGMVETKGLIGSIEAADAMVKAASVNLVGKVHVGGGIVTVLVRGDVGAVKAATDAGAAAAQRVGELLSVHVIPRPHNELEMILPKMEG, from the coding sequence ATGAACAGAGAAGGTACAGCATTAGGAATGGTAGAAACGAAAGGTTTGATCGGTTCAATCGAAGCAGCGGACGCAATGGTGAAAGCGGCTAGCGTTAATCTTGTTGGTAAAGTACACGTCGGCGGCGGAATCGTTACAGTACTCGTACGCGGTGATGTAGGCGCAGTAAAAGCGGCAACTGATGCAGGTGCAGCAGCTGCACAACGTGTAGGCGAATTGCTATCTGTCCACGTCATTCCAAGACCGCATAACGAATTGGAAATGATCCTGCCTAAAATGGAAGGCTAA
- a CDS encoding methyl-accepting chemotaxis protein → MKKKKSIAWKLSGLIIGLFVILFIIYTATTSTFLHKQSMSDAEEFAVENSRLNATILSERFNRTNEMLHTTKHIFETLQANHDLTTDEVINVIENNLKKNEDATGMAAIFEKGFIPLDDTIQSGLVDSTDRFVPYLYKKENGVGVEALSGYDNPGEGDWYLIPKNEKRAVLTEPYDYNAGGQTVLMTTISVPLITESGQFFGVLTTDISIDFLNDLVQSIKPDGGYASIITDAGDLTANSIKQEMNGTNMKDAIDWAPVKEKLDRGETGTLYVDSKSLNELAFNSFAPIMLPNIDEVWTVQTVVPKSKILETYNAILLMTILAAVVMIVLMTAATGWFIFKQLKPLSFLQKSIETAATGDMTHYVDEKHIRNDEIGAVAKAYNDMLLQTNEAIQAVQQSSNALSESSSHVHQAFEEIVASSEEVSLATNEIAQGASKQSEDTEETSRVMAELAEQITILSQLSQQMNDLSHQTVESTEKGMTDVANLRDHNASANEMNAKVQEQMNALSSKIDAINQVITSIHDITAQTNLLALNASIEAARAGEHGKGFAVVAEEVRKLAEQSRTETEVIQQTVQEILEESKQTAAVIETNRKAMEGQNESVSSTEASFRQNAELTERMSEVIQELNAELNDMLTNKDQAMLSIQSVSAVSEETAASAEQVSASSAAQQTELERVADSTTRMKNIANELQEVVERFKLQV, encoded by the coding sequence GTGAAAAAAAAGAAAAGCATCGCTTGGAAATTGTCCGGTTTAATCATCGGATTGTTTGTCATCTTGTTTATTATCTACACGGCGACGACGAGTACGTTTTTACATAAACAAAGCATGTCTGACGCCGAAGAGTTTGCCGTGGAGAATTCCAGATTGAATGCAACGATTCTGAGCGAGCGATTCAATAGGACGAATGAGATGCTTCACACGACGAAGCATATATTTGAGACACTTCAAGCCAATCATGATTTGACAACAGATGAAGTAATCAATGTAATTGAAAATAATTTGAAGAAAAATGAGGATGCCACAGGGATGGCAGCCATTTTTGAAAAAGGATTCATCCCATTGGATGATACGATCCAGAGCGGCCTCGTAGATTCAACGGATCGATTCGTACCCTATTTGTATAAAAAGGAAAATGGCGTTGGTGTGGAAGCATTGAGCGGATATGACAATCCGGGCGAAGGGGATTGGTATTTGATCCCGAAGAATGAAAAACGGGCTGTCTTAACTGAACCGTACGATTATAACGCGGGCGGTCAAACGGTCTTAATGACGACGATCTCTGTTCCGCTTATAACAGAGTCTGGGCAGTTTTTCGGCGTGCTGACTACGGATATTTCAATTGATTTCCTAAATGATCTTGTCCAATCGATTAAGCCGGATGGCGGCTATGCTTCCATCATTACAGACGCAGGGGATTTAACAGCGAACAGCATTAAACAGGAAATGAACGGCACAAACATGAAGGATGCGATTGATTGGGCACCTGTCAAAGAAAAGCTGGATCGAGGCGAGACGGGAACATTATACGTGGATTCCAAAAGCTTGAACGAACTTGCTTTCAACTCGTTCGCTCCGATTATGCTGCCGAATATAGACGAAGTATGGACAGTGCAAACGGTAGTACCGAAATCTAAAATATTGGAGACCTATAACGCGATTCTTCTTATGACCATTCTCGCGGCAGTCGTTATGATTGTGCTGATGACAGCGGCGACGGGTTGGTTCATTTTCAAGCAATTAAAACCGCTATCCTTCTTGCAGAAGTCAATTGAAACAGCAGCAACAGGGGATATGACTCATTATGTGGATGAAAAACATATCCGAAATGACGAAATTGGAGCGGTGGCAAAGGCCTATAATGATATGTTGCTTCAGACAAACGAAGCGATCCAGGCAGTTCAGCAATCATCTAATGCCTTGAGCGAATCCTCTTCACATGTTCATCAGGCATTTGAAGAGATTGTGGCTTCCAGCGAAGAAGTTTCATTGGCGACAAATGAAATTGCCCAAGGTGCTTCCAAGCAGTCCGAGGATACGGAAGAAACGAGCCGGGTCATGGCGGAACTTGCGGAGCAGATTACTATTCTGTCCCAGTTATCGCAACAGATGAATGACTTATCCCATCAAACAGTCGAGTCAACGGAAAAAGGAATGACTGATGTCGCCAACTTGCGTGACCATAACGCCTCAGCAAATGAAATGAATGCAAAAGTGCAAGAGCAAATGAACGCATTGTCATCCAAAATCGATGCCATCAATCAAGTCATCACGTCGATTCATGATATTACGGCACAAACGAACTTGCTTGCCTTAAATGCCAGCATTGAAGCGGCTCGGGCAGGTGAGCACGGCAAAGGATTTGCGGTCGTGGCGGAAGAAGTGCGTAAACTTGCTGAACAGTCGCGCACGGAAACCGAAGTCATCCAGCAAACCGTTCAAGAAATTCTGGAAGAGTCCAAACAAACGGCAGCTGTCATTGAAACAAATCGAAAGGCGATGGAAGGGCAGAACGAATCTGTATCCAGTACGGAGGCCTCCTTCCGCCAGAATGCCGAACTAACGGAACGGATGAGTGAAGTCATTCAAGAATTGAATGCGGAGTTGAACGACATGCTGACAAATAAAGATCAAGCGATGCTATCGATCCAGAGTGTTTCGGCTGTATCCGAAGAGACGGCAGCATCAGCGGAACAAGTCAGCGCCTCATCAGCAGCACAGCAGACGGAATTGGAGCGGGTGGCAGATTCCACAACCCGCATGAAAAATATAGCCAATGAGTTGCAAGAAGTAGTGGAGCGCTTTAAACTACAAGTATAG
- a CDS encoding BMC domain-containing protein, with protein MSQAIGMIETKGLIGSIEAADAMIKASNVSLVKQEMVDGGIVTVIVQGDVGAVQAAVEAGRDAAARVGELLGSHVIPRPDESVYGMVKPAPAVEPQAAKQEKLGEPAKPKSAKK; from the coding sequence ATGAGTCAAGCAATCGGAATGATTGAAACAAAAGGGTTGATCGGTTCCATTGAAGCGGCGGATGCCATGATTAAAGCATCCAATGTGTCCCTAGTGAAGCAAGAGATGGTCGATGGCGGGATAGTAACTGTCATCGTGCAAGGAGATGTCGGTGCAGTTCAGGCAGCCGTGGAGGCAGGCCGGGATGCTGCAGCCCGTGTCGGTGAACTATTGGGATCACATGTCATCCCACGTCCGGATGAATCGGTCTATGGCATGGTAAAGCCTGCTCCTGCGGTCGAACCACAGGCTGCCAAACAGGAAAAGCTAGGCGAACCTGCAAAACCGAAATCGGCTAAAAAATAA
- a CDS encoding EutN/CcmL family microcompartment protein, with translation MRMGKVIGNVWATRKEEGLQGLKLLIIQPIDAYGDAIQTQMVAADRIGAGIGDEVLITSGGSSRYIMKDNPIPIDAVVIGIIDSTEVKRGEIDESSNRND, from the coding sequence ATGCGAATGGGAAAAGTGATCGGTAACGTATGGGCAACACGCAAGGAAGAGGGCTTGCAAGGGTTGAAATTGCTGATTATCCAGCCGATTGATGCATACGGAGACGCCATCCAGACGCAAATGGTGGCAGCAGACCGGATTGGTGCAGGCATTGGCGATGAGGTCCTGATTACGAGCGGCGGCTCCTCACGTTATATTATGAAAGACAATCCGATTCCTATCGATGCGGTAGTCATAGGAATCATTGATTCTACAGAAGTGAAGAGAGGCGAAATCGATGAGTCAAGCAATCGGAATGATTGA
- the pduL gene encoding phosphate propanoyltransferase, with the protein MDQQLIERIVGEVLGQLSKDGSQLPAQAVPIAVSARHVHLKIEHVEALFGKGYELTKRSDLSQPGQFASNETVVVAGPKGSIERVRILGPARSLSQVEVSFTDAMKLGVKPPLRESGDIEGSAGITLIGPKGSIYLEEGLIVAQAHIHMAPGDASRFGVQNGEYVTVEVDGIRPISFRNVKIRVSDRYRLEMHIDTDEANAGFISQGTIGRLEKPGTAKTELHVPQSAPEPVNKSYEFKKKLLSNEDIRSIQEQDILVEKGTIVTALAKDTARELGKTISFRK; encoded by the coding sequence ATGGATCAGCAATTGATTGAACGGATTGTCGGGGAAGTACTCGGCCAACTTTCAAAAGACGGGAGCCAATTGCCGGCACAAGCTGTTCCGATTGCCGTTTCTGCCCGCCACGTACATCTGAAAATCGAACATGTGGAAGCGCTGTTTGGAAAGGGTTATGAATTGACGAAGCGGTCCGACTTATCACAGCCGGGCCAATTCGCCTCAAACGAAACAGTGGTTGTCGCAGGACCAAAAGGCAGCATCGAGCGGGTGCGTATTCTGGGTCCTGCGCGTTCCCTTTCCCAAGTGGAAGTCAGCTTTACAGACGCCATGAAGTTAGGTGTAAAGCCACCGCTTCGAGAGTCTGGCGATATAGAAGGGTCCGCAGGCATCACGCTTATCGGCCCGAAAGGCAGCATTTACTTGGAAGAGGGCCTGATCGTCGCCCAAGCGCATATTCATATGGCGCCAGGCGATGCTTCACGGTTCGGCGTGCAAAATGGCGAGTATGTAACAGTTGAGGTGGATGGTATTCGTCCCATATCATTCCGGAATGTGAAAATCCGGGTATCCGATCGTTATCGGTTGGAAATGCATATCGACACGGATGAAGCGAATGCAGGATTCATTTCACAAGGAACGATTGGACGACTTGAGAAGCCAGGAACAGCAAAGACAGAATTGCATGTCCCTCAGAGCGCTCCTGAGCCTGTAAACAAATCGTATGAATTTAAGAAAAAGCTGCTTTCCAATGAAGATATCCGTTCTATTCAGGAACAGGACATTCTCGTCGAAAAAGGGACGATTGTGACAGCGCTTGCGAAAGATACAGCGAGGGAACTCGGTAAGACGATTTCCTTCAGAAAGTAG